The following DNA comes from Acidobacteriota bacterium.
GGTGTGGTAGCACTCCATGGCGGCGCCGATCACTCCCCAGGCGATGCCGTAGCGGGCCTGGGTGAGGCACATCAGGGCGGTCTTCAGGCCCCGGGCGCCCGGCAGGCGATTGGCCGCCGGAATCCGGCAGTCTTCGAAGAACAGCGTGGCGGTGTCCGACGCCCGCAGCGAAAACTTACCCTTGATCTCCTGGGTGGCGAAACCCGGCGTGCCGCGCTCCACCAGGAAACCGTTCACCTCGCCGTCGAGCTTGGCGAAGACCACGGCCACGTCGGCCAGATCGCCGTTGGTGATCCACATCTTGGAACCGTTCAACACGAACCCGTCGGCGGTCGCTTCGGCCCGGGTGGTCATGCCGCCGGGATTGGAACCGAAATCGGGCTCAGTCAGGCCGAAGCAGCCGACGACTTCACCGGCGCCCAACCGGGGCAGCCAGTGAGCCTTCTGCTCCTCCGAGCCGAAGGCATGGATGGGGTACATGACCAGCGCCCCCTGCACCGAGGCGAACGAGCGGATGCCGCTGTCGCCCCGCTCCAGTTCCTGCATGATCAGCCCGTACGCCGCGCCGGCCAGGCCGGGCAGGCCGTAGCCGTCGAGGTTCGCGCCCAGGAGCCCCAGCTCCGCCATCGGCCGGATGAGGGTGACGGGAAAATGACCCTCTCGGTGGTGGGTTTCGATGACGGGCTTGATCTGTTCATCGGTGAAGCGGCGGACCGTGTCGCGCACCATCCGCT
Coding sequences within:
- a CDS encoding acyl-CoA dehydrogenase, whose protein sequence is MKPFPGVDFFRFDALLSDEERMVRDTVRRFTDEQIKPVIETHHREGHFPVTLIRPMAELGLLGANLDGYGLPGLAGAAYGLIMQELERGDSGIRSFASVQGALVMYPIHAFGSEEQKAHWLPRLGAGEVVGCFGLTEPDFGSNPGGMTTRAEATADGFVLNGSKMWITNGDLADVAVVFAKLDGEVNGFLVERGTPGFATQEIKGKFSLRASDTATLFFEDCRIPAANRLPGARGLKTALMCLTQARYGIAWGVIGAAMECYHTALEYAKERVQFGGRPIAAHQLVQEKLAWMITEITKAQFLTLHAARLKDAGELKFHHVSMIKRNNVDMALQCARLARDILGAAGIVDDHPVIRHMLNLESVRTYEGTHDIHTLIIGQQITGEPAYGE